A segment of the candidate division WOR-3 bacterium genome:
TACCATGGTCTGGGATCGTACTGACAACCAGGGCCGTGAAGTAGCTAATGGTATCTACTTCTACCGCGTCGAAGCGGCCGGTAATGTCGCGACCGGAAAACTCATCCTCGTACGGTAAACACTAACAATCGCTGTAAACCACCCCGCACCTAATAAGTGCGGGGTGGGCGTCTTATTGATACTTGACACAGACCATTTAATGAGTATATCTACATAGAGGTGTCCAGTAAACTCAGCATTAAAAACGGAAGGAGGTGAAGGCTATAGCACAAACAGGGTGGATAGGAACAAATCATACTCCATCCATGATCAAAAACATTCCAACAAACAAAAGAAGCGAGGGAGATTATGAAGAAACATCTAATGATCGTAATACTAGGTTTGCTCTTTGTGCCACTGCTTTATGCTGGCAAGAATCAAGCGGCAGATAGATCGACAGCCCCCACAGCAAGAAAGATTACCGGAACTGAACTACGTGTAAAACCGTCCTCCAGGGTAGATGGTCCGTACTATCGGCCGGCAACACGTCAATCAGGAATCCTCTTCGTTGAAGACCCCGCAGCGTTGGGGCCGCCAAGCCCTGATCAATATTGGTCAGCAGTGCTTGATAGCATAGTAGGCAGCGGTAATTATGGATGGTTTGCCGTGGACACCCTTCAAACAGCAAATGGACCAAGTCTCGCAATAATGCAAGGTTACGATCTGGTAATTTGGAATACTTACGATACATGGAATAACGCTCTGGGGCCCGCGCTCACCGCGACTGATCAGACGAATATCTCGAATTACATTACTGGCGGAGGCAAGGTCTGGCTCATTGGCCAGGATATCCTGTGGAGCGGTGTGTCTGTTGCCTGGATGACGGCGAACTTCGAACTCCAGAGTGCAATACAGGATTACAATGGTGCATCAGGAGCAATTCCCTATCCGGTGGCTGGTGTGGCTGAACTGAGTGGTCTCGGTTTCTCTTTCCTCGTTGACTGGGGAAGTGATGTCTTTGCCGATGCTCTTACACCAACTGCGAACGCACACCACGTTATTCAGGACGTCGCTTTTCCTTCTTACTATCCGTCCATAGTCAGCAATGATTACACGACTTCTTTCTGGACCGTGGATGGCCGGAACCCGACTCCGTGGGCTGAATGGCAAGATATTGTCTACATCATGCTGGACAATTTTGGTGTCCTCGGAGCGGAAGAGTACGTCTGGGATTTTGAGGATGGATGGCAGGGATGGACGCATACCAATGGTGGTACGTTTCCCGCAGCTTGGGGTGTTCAAGCTGCCGCGCTTCATGATTCACTGCCGGATGCCGGTGATTCCACGATGTGGATCGATTCTGATGCCGCCGGTTCTGGTGGCGGATTGATCGCGGATACGGCTATATCACCGGCCGTGGTACCGCCCAATGGTTTGGAAAAGTACAAATGGGGTATCTTCCACTATGGTGGCGGTGGTTCGTACTTGGACGAGATGGATGTTGGGATCAAGTACTATGCGAGTAGTGCTTGGACTACGGTCCAGCTGGTACATTATGCCACCGGTACGGTCACGGGTCCGGGCTGGGATTCAGTAGATGTGTCAGCTTATGCCGGTGCGGACAGTATTCAGGCGTGGTTTTATTTTACCGACTTAGGCACCTGGGGTTATTATGCGGCTTTTGACAATGTCGGCCTCTATCCAGCACCAGTGGAAGATGTTGGAGTAAACGCAATCATTGAGCCGGTCGGTACTTACTCCATTAACGATGTCGTTACACCGCAAGCGCAAGTAAGGAATTACGGCGATCTTGAAGAGAGTTTCCCCGTTACCTTCACAATGACTCGCAATGCTCTGCTGGTTTATGCAGACACAGTTATGATGACCCTCGCGAGTGGTGCTGTTGACACCGCTGTCTTCGAGGACTATACGTTTACTCAGGGTGGAGCCTATAGCATTGTCAGTTACTCGGAACTGGTCGGCGATCAAAATCCAGCTAATGATACAGTGTTTGCCACCGTCAGCGTTTTCGAATGGATAGTAGACTTCGAGTCTAACAATGGCGGTTTTGTTGCTGACCCTGCTTCCGGTGCTTGGCAATGGGGAGTTCCGACTTCTGGTCCGGGCGCCGCTCATTCCGGGACACAACTCTGGGCAACGGTACTTGCTGGCAACTATAGCAATAGTGCCAACTGGAGACTTACTTCGCAGGACGACTATACTGCTACCATGAACAATCCACACATCCTCTTCTTCCACTGGTACGATATCGAAGACTATTATGATGGTGGTAATGTCAAATATTCTACTGATAATGGCAGTACCTGGCCGCTACTCCATCCAGTTGGTGGCTATGACGATGTTGCCTATTCCGGCAATAGTGGCATTCCCGCTGAGAGTTGCTTTACTGGCATGCAGGCAACTTGGCAGGTAGAGGATATTATTATTCCGGTGAATGTAGGGCAGACTTTCAGACTTCGCTTCCACTTTGGGACTGATGCTTCTGTATACTATTCTGGTTGGTACATTGATGATCTTGCCGGTATCGGTCTTACCTATGTCGGCATTGCTGAGGGACCGGGAACGCAGAGCATCGCGAAATTCGGTTTTGCCCCCACGATGCCCACGATTACCAACGAACGGCAACCGATATCCTACACAATAACTATGCCTGGCCATGTCTCCTTGAAGATCTATGACCGCATCGGCAGGCTGGTGCAGACACTCGTTGACGAACATCAAACCGCCGGCGAGAAATCTTTGGTCTGGAACGGCACGGACATCAACAACCGGGCCGTCGCGAACGGTGTGTACTTCCTGCAACTAGAAGCCGAAAACGAAGTCGCCTTCCGGAAACTCGTTATCGTTCGATAGACACCTTGCACTTCTTTACCGCCCCGCACCCCAAAAGTGCGGGGCGTTTCTCTAGAACTTGCATTTGGGCTCATCCCGAATCGACCAGCCTGAAGTTAAATGGAATCGAAACGTATACGCGCACGTACTTGTCTCGCTGTTTTGCCGGGGAGAACTTCCAGTTGCGCGCCGCTGCAAGCGCCGCTTCATCGAGCATCTGATTCCCGCTCGATTTCAGTATCTGAACATCCATTATACTACCATCAATGTCGACCAAGGCCTTGACCACGGTCTGGCCCTCGATCCCTGCCCGGCGCGCCAGGTCAGGATACCGGGGTTTCGTCTGAACGACCGGCTGCGGTTTCACTTCAACCTTATAATAGGGCACGATCTCTATCTCGGGTCCTATGGGTCTTGTCCGGATAGGATTCTCGGTAAACTCGGTTTCAGCAATGGTCTCAACAACATTCTCTTCATCCCCTATATTCTCGGCCGGGACCACAACCTTTGGGCGCTCTACGGGTGGCGGTTCTTCATACTTGTCAATGTATGAAGAAATATCTTCCACCATCGTGATTATTTCATGTTTTAGTTCATAAGGAAGGGGCTGGGCATAAGGAACGAGTAGAAAGAGAACAATGAATATCACGAGGCTGGAGAGTAATCCGGCCCGCAGATAGATTCCGTACATCTTCTTATGATCCTTCATGTTTCCTCCTTCTAATTAATATACAAACGGTATGGCAAAATATTCCACTATATGACGAAAGACGTTAGGGACGTTATTTTCGTTAATCCCGTTAATATCGTTGCTTTCGCTAATGCCGCTAATTTCGTTAATCTGGTTAATCTCGTTAATTTCGTTGGGCTCGTTATTATCGTTAATACCGCTAATTTCGTTAGAACTACATTTCGCATTGCGCATTTCGAATTTCGAAATTTAGACGAACGTTAGTTTCGTTGCTCAGATTCTCAAGTTCTTATCTTCTCAACCTCTGAATTTTTCGTCCTCTCCGTTTCTCAATTTCCCATCCTCTTACCCTCTTATCTTCTCAGCTTCTGTCCTTCTCCGTTTTATCGGTTCTCGTGTCTGCGTTCTTTACAACTCTACAAAAAAATATATAATTCCTTAATGAAAAGGGCGATCGTTCTGATCCTGGATGGAGTAGGTATTGGAGCGCTGCCAGACGCAGCACAGTATGGAGACGAAGGAAGTAATACGCTCGTAAATCTTGCGGAACAATGCAACGGGTTAGACCTTCCAGTGCTCGAAAGCCTCGGCCTGGGCAACATAACCGACATCATGGGCGTAAAACGCGTGTCCGAACCCCTTGCCTTTTTTGGTAAGATGGCCGAGCAATCTCCTGGCAAAGACTCGACATCAGGACACTGGGAGTTGTGCGGCGTGATCCTGGAAAAACCTTTTCCGACCTTTCCAAAAGGCTTTCCTGCAGACATAATAAGCGAGTTCGAGAAACAGATCGGACATGAAATCCTGGGCAACGTACCTGCGTCAGGCACGGAGATTATCAAACGCCTCGGAGAAAAGCACATTCGGGAAAAGAAGCCGATCGTGTATACATCGGCAGACAGCGTGTTCCAGGTCGCGTGCCACATCGATGTTTTCAACGTCGAGGAACTGTATTCATTCTGCAAAACGGCACGCGCCATGCTGCAGGGTGAATACGGAGTGGCTCGCGTAATTGCCCGTCCTTTTGCCGGTACCTTTCCTGAATTCTACCGCACCAAGGACCGGCGTGACTTTTCCATGGCGCCGCCCGCGCCGACACTCCTTGACATTGTCCATGAAGATGGCACAAAAGTCACGGTCATCGGCAAGGTCGACGACCTTTTCAGCCACCGCGGTTTCGACGAATCCTTTCATTCGGTGAACAATCTGGAGTGTATCGACTTTGTCCTTGATTCAATGAAGGAAGAACACGATGCCTTGATCGTCGCGAATTTCGTCCAGTTTGATATGGATTGGGGGCACCGGAATGATGTTGAGGGTTTTGGAAAAGGATTGGTCGAAATGGACAAGGGCCTTGGCCGCATCATTAGACAAGCCCGCGACGAAGATATCATATTCATCACCGCTGATCACGGTAATGACCCCACCACTCCCTCGACTGACCATTCGCGCGAGCATGTGCCGATCCTTGCGTACCGTAACGGCTTTGCTGGACAGAACGTGGGAATACGCGAGACTTTTGCAGACCTTGCGAAGACAACCGCAAATTTTCTGGGCATCGGAGGCATAAAAAATGGCAAAGACTTCCTCGAAGACTGCCGTTAATAAGAAGATCTCAAAAGAATTACTGAGGCGTGTTAAAAAAACCCTAAAGCATGTTTACGCGCCGTACTCCGGTATTTCAGTCAGCGCCGCGCTCTACTGCTCGAGCGGAAACATATATACAGGATGCAATGTGGAAAACAGCTCCTACTCGCTTACGATGTGTGCAGAACGAGTAGCGCTGTTCAAGGCGGTATCAGAAGGAGAAAAGGATTTCTTACTGCTGTTACTCCATTCTCCGGATATCGATTCGATACTCCCATGCGGCGCCTGCCTTCAGGTGTACAGTGAACTTGCCTCCGAAATAGTCATCACCACGGTGAACGCGAAAGATGAGTTCCGCTTCTATCCCATAAAGACGCTTCTGGCACAACCGTTCCGGCTTAAAAAATGAATCTGAAGACAATATGAATTTTCACTTCGGAATAAACATCCAGAAACTATCATGGGACCAGTTTACCGATGTAGTGGACATGATAGAAAGGTCCTGGGGGCGCATCGATTCCGCGGAAAAAGATCTCCTCGTCGGCAGCAGTAAAGAGAACAATATACTCTGCTGCCTGCTCGAATTAAAAAAGAAATATCCTGAAGCGCGTTTCGGATTTTCACAGCATACCGCCCTTGCCAAGGGACTCTCGAAGATTGCCGAGAAAGGTGAAATACTTATATCCGAAGAGATCGAAAAGATCGTCATCGATGATTTCAAAGTCACATGCCTGGGAATGCTCTCAATTCAGGGCATGGCAAATGAGATCCTCGTATGCAAATTGGAGGAACCAAACAAGGAAATCATACCGCCAAAACAGAAACCACGGTGGCCACACATTTCGCGGCACAGTCAAGTGGAATCGCTCGAGTATCATCTGAGCGTGTCCAAAGCCCTGCTCGTCGTGTGTCCAACCGGCGGCGGCAAGACAGTTTTCTTCGACGAACTGGCAGACCAGTGGAAGGATAAGAAGATCTCTTACCGCACAACATGTCCTTCCTATATGCGCGGGATCACTTTCCAGCCCGTAACCGAACTGGTCATTCAGATCCTGGGCATAAATGATATTGACAGCGCCGAAGAGAAACAAAAAAAGATAGAACAGACATTGAAAGAGCTGAATATAGCCGACATTGCGACATCATATCTAACCATTCTTGATTTTCTCTCTCTGACCGACGAGGAGTCGATTCTTGAAAAAGTCGAGCTCAAAACGAGGGTCCAGGTATTGACCGATACGGTTGCCGACATAGTCAAGCGAATATCCTGGAATAAACCTGCTGTACTGATCATCGAGGATGCGGAGAACATGGATGCCTCATCTACTGTATTCTTGCAGCATCTGATGACTAAACTCGCGGAAGAAGATGTCTGCTTCATTTTCAGCTCATACCTTTCTCATATCAATCTATCAGGACTGCATGAATTTGAGCTCAGGGAAATTGAAAAGAGAGATTTAACAAAGCTGGTAGAAGAAACGATTGGTGAGAGTATGAGCCTGCCACCCACTACCCCGTTTCACGTCTTGCAGTACATCGGACTCTACAATGAAGAGAAACTCTCTTATCTGTACAAACAGTATCAGGGGGAAACGTCGATCGCTGGCTTTGCCCTTTCCTTCCATGACATAAAGACGATCATTAAGAGAAGATTCGAGAATCTCGGTGATAAAAAAGATTTCATCGCCAACCTATCGATCGCCGGTATAAAGATACAACCTGATGAATTCCCGCTCGAAAGAGAGAATATGCATCTCTTTGATTATTTCACCAGAACCGGGTACCTCAAGAAACGCGTCAACTACTACGCTTTTGCCAATCCAACACTGCACGATGAGATTTACGAACTCGCCCAGCACAAGAGAAATATGCACATCCGCTTCGCCGATTATTACTCAAGGCTTGGTAGACACGAAGAACATGCGGCTTTCCATTACAGTGAGGGCGAGAATTTCAAGAAAGCAATAGAATACCTTCTGCTTTCTGCACGCCAGGCGGTTCGTAAAGGGGGTTACGAGTCAGGTATTGAATACTACAACAAGGCGCTTGAGTTATGTCAGCGGAAAAAGGATGCTGCCGAACTCGAACTCGTAATCGCTCTCAACGAAGGTCTGGCCGATGTGTACCGTTCTCTCGGCGAGGAAGATAGGGCACTAAAATACTACAAAGTAGTGCTGGACAGCTACAAAGAAATTCTGAAAGAATGATCTGGTTCTTGTGCTTAGGGTTAATGCAAGACACTACTCTGAGCGACTCCATCGACATTGTCCGCTATCAGGCAACTACCATAACGTATGACCTGGAACGATCAATCATAATCCTTAATGATTCATCTGTCATAACTTACAAAGATATCATGCTGACATCCGACAGCGCATACTACTACGTTGAAACAAATCACCTCGAGGCATTTGGCAGGTGCCATCTTAAGCAACTCGATGATTCCATACAGGGCAATTTCATTAGATACAACATCGAAAATCAGAAGGCATTGATGACGAGCGGCAGGACTCAGATCGAAGAAGGTTTTATCGACGGGGAAGAAATCTATTGGATCGACGAGAAAACAGTCAACAGCTACAAAGGCACTTACACCACGTGCGATGATTCACCTCCTCATTATTATTTCTACTCGCCCAGGATGAAAGTGTACCTCGGTGACATGGTGATAGCGCGCCCGATCTTTCTATACATCCAGGATATTCCGGTCTTTGGTGCGCCATTTTGGTTTGTCCCTATATCCTCGAAAAGAAAATCGGGACTGCTGCCTTTTCGCATTGGCAACTCAGGCACGTTCGGTAAGTTTATCAGAGGGCTCGCCTATTACTTTGTAATATCCGATTACGCAGACATCACCCTGCAGCTCGATGCCTTGGAGAAAAAAGGAATAATGCCACAAATCGAGGGTGTTTGGGATTACTCGCCTTTTTCCAAAGGCAAAATATTCGCATCCTACATTCGCGACACCGAGTCCGAAAAAGTCAGATACAACATAGAAGCACGCAATGTGTCTGAACTTTTCCTACTGGGATCGAGCTTCAACTGCGATATCAAGTACGTGAGCGACAATAGTTACCGCCAGGACTATGCAGAAACGACCGCGATATGGCTGGAAAGGGAGATATCTTCGCAGGCAACGCTCACCCGCGTCATCTCCGGATTCAAGAACACCCTCACGCTCGAACGAAAAGAGGACTATACCGATACTACGGTCACTCTTAAACTACCTTATTATACTATGAGCGGTCCTTCATCAATGTTGTTTTCAACAATAAGTTACGCTCTTTCCGGACATGTCAGCAGGGATCGTCAGACCACCACTCAAGACACGATTGATGTATTGGGCGCTAATCTACATACTGCGCCGACGATCCAGCAGAATGTTCTTGGTATCGTCTCGCTCTCTCCAAGATTCGATCTGGATGTCGCTCTCTTCAACGAGGATACTTCAGGCAACAAATGGCCATCCCGGTTCGGTTATTCCTTTGCCACAACTGCAAGTACGAACTTCTTCCGTGTCTTCGGTGTCGATATGCTGGGCGTACATGGACTACTTCACAAAATTCTGCCAAGTATTACATATGCCTACACACCCGATTTTGATTTCGGCGCGTTTCCGAGGGTGACCGGTATTCCTTCATACGCACATACAAACAGTATTGGCTTCGGCGTGAATCAAGAAATTGAAGCGAAGGTAGGCGATGAATCAAAGAAACAAAACATACTGCGGCTTAATCTTAATGGCGGATATGATCTCAAAAGGGACTCGCTCTCGGACGTCAATTTTCTTCTCTCGGCACCGTATAACCCTCTGCCGTCTCCGGTCACAACTTTCAACACGCAGGTAGACGGCAATATCGATCCATACACGCGAGAGTATTCTTACACTATCACGAATAATTTCGGCATGAAATTAGATTTTCTATCGCTGAATCTCGGGCAGAGTTACCGACGCGGAGGTAACTACCAGATATGGTTCAACGGTGATATCAAACCGACCAGCAACTGGGCACTGACGTACTCGGCTCGCTACGATTGGCAAACGAAAAGTTTAGTCGACTACAGCTTCGGACTCGTACGCAATCTGCACTGTTGGGAAGCAGTATTCAACTTCAATCAACTGGGTGATGACTGGCGATATGACTTCAAGATCAGGATTAAATCGATCCCTGAAGTATCAATAGGTAAGGGGTTACTCGGTTACGTCTTCGAGTAATCACTCGAAGAACTTGTCTCGATAATCAACCAGTTCTTCCGGCGTGAAGATGCTCTGGCTAATCTGCTGGAGCATCATCTGGCGCTTCCACTGCAGCACCCCGACCATTGACGAATCAAACTGGACTTCATTCTTTCGGTCACATCGTATTAGATAACCACTGTATCGATCGATGACCGGTACAGAAATCTGTCCCTCCTCCAACGACGCCAATGCCCCGGCAAAGTGATCACCATACGTGCTTCGCAAGCCGAATAGGTTTTGGCTGGCGATGCCGGTGTGGAAGCGGACTATTGTATCTGACTGTGCGATCGATTCCATCGGTGTCCCGGAAACCATTTGTGTGTGCAGCCTGTTCAGATACTCAATCATGGCTTCCTCATAGGATTGACGTTCAGCCGCTGCTTTGACACGCGCGGATGCCTCTTCCAGAGAAGGTTGGTTTGCCGGTATCACCGAATCGAGGGCGAAAACGTAATAGCCGCCCAGGCTGCTGAACGGGTGACT
Coding sequences within it:
- a CDS encoding TonB family protein; amino-acid sequence: MKDHKKMYGIYLRAGLLSSLVIFIVLFLLVPYAQPLPYELKHEIITMVEDISSYIDKYEEPPPVERPKVVVPAENIGDEENVVETIAETEFTENPIRTRPIGPEIEIVPYYKVEVKPQPVVQTKPRYPDLARRAGIEGQTVVKALVDIDGSIMDVQILKSSGNQMLDEAALAAARNWKFSPAKQRDKYVRVYVSIPFNFRLVDSG
- a CDS encoding phosphopentomutase: MKRAIVLILDGVGIGALPDAAQYGDEGSNTLVNLAEQCNGLDLPVLESLGLGNITDIMGVKRVSEPLAFFGKMAEQSPGKDSTSGHWELCGVILEKPFPTFPKGFPADIISEFEKQIGHEILGNVPASGTEIIKRLGEKHIREKKPIVYTSADSVFQVACHIDVFNVEELYSFCKTARAMLQGEYGVARVIARPFAGTFPEFYRTKDRRDFSMAPPAPTLLDIVHEDGTKVTVIGKVDDLFSHRGFDESFHSVNNLECIDFVLDSMKEEHDALIVANFVQFDMDWGHRNDVEGFGKGLVEMDKGLGRIIRQARDEDIIFITADHGNDPTTPSTDHSREHVPILAYRNGFAGQNVGIRETFADLAKTTANFLGIGGIKNGKDFLEDCR
- the cdd gene encoding cytidine deaminase, with protein sequence MAKTSSKTAVNKKISKELLRRVKKTLKHVYAPYSGISVSAALYCSSGNIYTGCNVENSSYSLTMCAERVALFKAVSEGEKDFLLLLLHSPDIDSILPCGACLQVYSELASEIVITTVNAKDEFRFYPIKTLLAQPFRLKK
- a CDS encoding putative LPS assembly protein LptD — its product is MQDTTLSDSIDIVRYQATTITYDLERSIIILNDSSVITYKDIMLTSDSAYYYVETNHLEAFGRCHLKQLDDSIQGNFIRYNIENQKALMTSGRTQIEEGFIDGEEIYWIDEKTVNSYKGTYTTCDDSPPHYYFYSPRMKVYLGDMVIARPIFLYIQDIPVFGAPFWFVPISSKRKSGLLPFRIGNSGTFGKFIRGLAYYFVISDYADITLQLDALEKKGIMPQIEGVWDYSPFSKGKIFASYIRDTESEKVRYNIEARNVSELFLLGSSFNCDIKYVSDNSYRQDYAETTAIWLEREISSQATLTRVISGFKNTLTLERKEDYTDTTVTLKLPYYTMSGPSSMLFSTISYALSGHVSRDRQTTTQDTIDVLGANLHTAPTIQQNVLGIVSLSPRFDLDVALFNEDTSGNKWPSRFGYSFATTASTNFFRVFGVDMLGVHGLLHKILPSITYAYTPDFDFGAFPRVTGIPSYAHTNSIGFGVNQEIEAKVGDESKKQNILRLNLNGGYDLKRDSLSDVNFLLSAPYNPLPSPVTTFNTQVDGNIDPYTREYSYTITNNFGMKLDFLSLNLGQSYRRGGNYQIWFNGDIKPTSNWALTYSARYDWQTKSLVDYSFGLVRNLHCWEAVFNFNQLGDDWRYDFKIRIKSIPEVSIGKGLLGYVFE